One region of Maridesulfovibrio ferrireducens genomic DNA includes:
- a CDS encoding ATP-binding cassette domain-containing protein produces the protein MTSSNDQNSSSEQTQNEDCITVNSGSVGVATSKEATNCSLVSTKIKNDSDSAEEDEDLGIFENDEEEEIEELGTTIASCLKKVADKFGIVATEQSLQMGNTSSLNEYLRLQAENMGLDTTFTPLPPKLTKEDIPAIVQYPDGSFAVIEKKIGKQLSIWSGKNETIRNNKEDLCHFNDWTCSFDIIFETDRVSFLSLSWFIGQVVKMWPLYSQVILATVLIHCFTLVVPLLMGIFYDRILPNLAENSLRVLITGAIFVLFFDYILKNIRTSLVEKAALRVEREAEPYLLAQILDTVHAKLPSSSGHLTHSVQEFSRIKSLFTTQLVVGSIDFFFLFFFLFVIYLNSGMLFIVPALISFLVLLVSIVYGFFIDNNVSAQSKLQSRKSSFLNEVFQGIESIKTTNAARLFISRWTTEVEKSGEMSSKYRIAQARCSMTTGFLGQLNSAGLLIVAFFLISDGSMTSGALLATMVLSGRCIAASASMSNLITSYLFARRSYKDLKELLSLEKETTEVKQYKVQQVHGAISFDGVSFRYFPESPFVLENVSFKTKAGEKIGIIGPMGSGKTTLLKLIAGLATPTEGVILLDDHNMAYLNIEKVREHMGVVPQSPVLFYGTLEFNLLMGARTVTQETLQNALAISGIEKFVSKHPLGLKMQILEGGKNLSRGQRQAVAIARALIGNPPLMLLDEPTSSMDSTQEKIFIQRMKNTMADKTLFIVTHRPHILQIVDRILVIDQGKIVADDTRARIISKLSNQ, from the coding sequence TTGACTTCTTCAAATGATCAAAACAGCTCTTCTGAACAAACTCAAAACGAGGATTGTATAACTGTTAACTCCGGTTCAGTCGGTGTTGCTACTTCTAAAGAAGCAACCAACTGTTCCCTTGTGAGTACGAAAATAAAAAATGACAGTGATAGCGCGGAAGAGGATGAAGATCTCGGAATTTTCGAGAATGATGAAGAAGAAGAAATAGAAGAACTCGGAACGACCATTGCTTCATGTTTGAAGAAAGTTGCAGACAAATTCGGTATAGTGGCAACGGAACAGTCCCTACAGATGGGAAACACTTCTTCACTCAATGAGTATCTGCGATTGCAAGCAGAAAACATGGGACTTGACACCACATTCACTCCACTTCCTCCAAAACTGACCAAAGAAGATATCCCTGCGATTGTTCAATACCCCGATGGAAGTTTTGCCGTAATTGAAAAAAAAATAGGTAAACAACTTTCAATATGGAGTGGTAAAAATGAAACAATTAGAAATAATAAAGAAGACTTATGCCATTTTAACGATTGGACTTGCTCTTTCGATATAATATTCGAAACGGACAGAGTTTCATTCCTGAGCCTATCTTGGTTTATCGGACAGGTCGTGAAAATGTGGCCTTTGTATTCTCAAGTAATTCTGGCAACAGTTCTTATTCATTGTTTTACTTTGGTTGTCCCGTTATTAATGGGAATTTTTTATGACCGAATTCTCCCCAACCTCGCAGAAAACTCTTTGCGGGTTCTTATAACAGGCGCAATTTTCGTTTTATTTTTTGATTACATCTTGAAAAATATCCGCACATCATTAGTGGAAAAAGCGGCCTTACGGGTTGAACGGGAAGCAGAGCCATACTTATTGGCCCAGATACTCGACACCGTTCATGCTAAGCTTCCATCATCATCAGGCCACCTTACTCACTCTGTTCAAGAATTTTCTCGCATAAAATCTCTTTTCACAACTCAGCTTGTTGTTGGATCTATTGACTTTTTCTTCTTATTCTTTTTCCTTTTCGTTATCTATCTGAACAGCGGAATGCTTTTTATCGTACCAGCATTAATATCCTTTCTGGTTCTTCTTGTTTCTATTGTTTACGGTTTCTTCATTGACAATAATGTCTCGGCACAAAGCAAACTGCAATCGCGTAAAAGCTCCTTCTTGAATGAAGTGTTTCAAGGCATCGAATCAATTAAGACCACAAATGCGGCCCGCCTCTTTATTTCACGCTGGACTACCGAAGTAGAAAAATCAGGTGAAATGAGTTCCAAATACCGCATTGCTCAAGCTCGATGTTCCATGACTACAGGCTTTTTGGGTCAACTTAACTCTGCGGGATTACTGATAGTTGCCTTTTTTCTGATTAGCGACGGATCAATGACAAGCGGAGCTCTTCTTGCCACGATGGTACTTTCAGGCCGCTGTATTGCTGCATCTGCCAGCATGTCAAACTTGATAACATCCTACCTTTTCGCCAGAAGATCCTACAAAGATTTAAAAGAATTACTCAGCCTCGAAAAAGAAACCACTGAAGTAAAACAATATAAAGTTCAACAAGTTCATGGTGCTATAAGCTTTGACGGTGTCTCGTTTCGCTACTTTCCAGAATCTCCGTTTGTTTTAGAAAATGTTTCATTTAAAACAAAAGCGGGCGAGAAAATAGGTATCATCGGGCCTATGGGAAGCGGAAAAACAACTCTTTTGAAATTGATTGCCGGACTTGCCACTCCTACAGAGGGAGTAATCCTTCTGGATGACCACAACATGGCTTATTTAAATATCGAAAAAGTACGCGAGCATATGGGAGTTGTTCCGCAATCTCCGGTTCTTTTTTATGGAACATTAGAATTTAATCTTTTGATGGGGGCCCGCACTGTTACCCAAGAGACTTTACAGAATGCGCTGGCTATTTCCGGCATTGAAAAATTTGTATCAAAACATCCACTCGGGCTAAAAATGCAAATACTTGAAGGCGGTAAAAACCTATCCAGAGGACAGCGGCAAGCTGTAGCAATAGCCAGGGCTCTCATTGGCAATCCTCCCTTAATGTTGCTGGATGAACCGACCAGTTCGATGGATTCCACACAGGAAAAGATTTTCATTCAACGCATGAAAAACACCATGGCCGATAAAACACTTTTTATAGTGACACACAGACCGCATATTTTACAAATTGTGGACAGAATCTTAGTGATTGATCAGGGAAAAATTGTCGCGGATGACACCAGAGCACGCATAATTTCTAAATTATCCAACCAATAG
- a CDS encoding HlyD family type I secretion periplasmic adaptor subunit — MKRNSWKYNLFWSLERSMGNLVVLILILIFVISFLVWANFNQIEKTVRAQGVVETNLTDKIVGHFEGGIVENVFVREGDKVKKGQKLLTIANLNITKERNKSLIKLKLLKAKLGRLSAEIGNTTADLQKDSMDSEELGELQFARYRQDSLDEKINILKTQIQQTQAAIAASENHMENMLDEESVLKQQYDMLEPMVKKGIGSRQLLLQRKAELAKITTSIAEIFSKREEYSLEITELKQRIKGEQLNFYRDIREEMSTVSSEIQTVTEELNAANEQIIRSIIRSPIEGTIYKLSANTIGGIVRSGEALAEIVPSAATIRIEGKIQPSDRTKIWNGMLAKIRPSSYEFSNDTMLHAKIVNISAKTYFDDLTRAWYYRVIFDTVGDDINKTKNFLPGMIVEVNILSGEESVLEYLLSPITRGMRGALSEHNTR; from the coding sequence ATGAAACGTAATTCATGGAAATATAACCTTTTTTGGTCTCTTGAAAGAAGTATGGGCAACCTTGTTGTCCTCATTCTTATTCTTATATTTGTGATTTCTTTTTTGGTTTGGGCTAATTTTAACCAAATTGAAAAAACGGTTCGCGCACAGGGAGTCGTTGAAACCAACCTGACGGATAAGATTGTAGGTCATTTTGAAGGTGGAATCGTTGAAAATGTATTTGTTCGGGAAGGTGACAAGGTTAAAAAGGGGCAAAAGCTGCTTACTATCGCCAACTTAAACATTACCAAAGAAAGAAATAAATCTTTGATTAAGCTTAAACTTTTAAAAGCTAAGCTGGGTCGCCTTTCAGCAGAAATAGGCAATACAACTGCCGACCTTCAAAAGGATTCAATGGATTCCGAAGAACTTGGAGAATTACAATTCGCACGCTACAGACAGGATTCTTTAGACGAAAAAATCAACATATTAAAAACACAAATACAACAGACTCAAGCCGCCATCGCTGCCAGTGAAAATCACATGGAGAACATGCTTGATGAAGAATCCGTTTTGAAACAGCAATATGACATGTTGGAACCAATGGTAAAAAAAGGGATCGGCTCAAGACAGCTTCTTTTACAGCGAAAAGCAGAGCTTGCTAAAATCACTACAAGTATAGCTGAAATTTTCAGCAAACGTGAAGAATATTCTTTGGAAATTACGGAGCTTAAACAACGAATAAAAGGTGAACAGCTTAATTTTTATCGTGATATCCGCGAAGAAATGAGCACCGTCAGCTCTGAGATTCAGACTGTAACAGAAGAACTTAATGCGGCTAATGAACAAATAATACGAAGTATAATAAGATCTCCTATTGAAGGAACCATTTACAAACTCAGCGCAAATACCATCGGCGGAATTGTTAGATCCGGTGAGGCCCTTGCTGAAATTGTTCCTTCTGCCGCAACCATTCGCATTGAAGGGAAAATACAGCCTAGCGACCGTACTAAAATTTGGAACGGAATGCTGGCAAAAATAAGACCTTCGTCATATGAATTTTCAAATGACACTATGCTTCATGCAAAAATTGTTAATATCTCTGCAAAAACATATTTCGATGACCTGACTAGAGCATGGTATTACCGTGTGATATTTGACACTGTTGGAGATGACATAAACAAGACAAAGAATTTTTTGCCCGGAATGATTGTTGAGGTCAATATTCTTTCCGGGGAAGAAAGCGTGCTGGAATATCTCCTCTCGCCCATCACCCGCGGGATGCGTGGCGCTCTTTCCGAACACAATACGCGATAG
- a CDS encoding HD domain-containing phosphohydrolase, translating to MANKILNVLNKIKKLFNRKKVALLFALLFIAAGTIYFVSIFLEKQENILINDLEKYQSVVLNSETESLSSQLVKFVVQGRNLAKARIFRLSLEGLASTKEEKVQKAQEDFDNFIKVSGFTAGHLFNLDGKLFATTEGRLEGSEISYQKSIQHVLKNRVPIFSRLRPSYGQLVSELFLPIFPAKALSDSVAPIKVLVLTVPMTEILRSFLATDQRLNYGSTIHIIQEDENKFQEVSFSYPDNLKLQSVGVSLKGVSGIQFGVRSDLYKAKQVYSSAISIPTIHWWVMVETDADQIYAQLNKNKELAETIAMIAFAAIAFLLLTISLLFSRKKYLNRSQELNSELIPTKMRKDMLEKICKTLPIPLCLKDNTTESYVFVNKAFADLTGTNFNNALGSTDQRTFLNSETKTLTHIGQMTNMSENIYTQEMTLDRGSEQTHLQVSGIPYKQKVENDSILRIFRDISEEKVINTQNVEMRQQIIDALVRAVESVPFLDGHTALMRLLSVEIAETLLLSNADCATVEASAILSQVGKSFIPKEIMQKTGKLTPEELLETQRYIEHTCKILEGIEFSLPITQTLWQMQENIDGSGYPNGLKGTEVSLLARILGVTNTFSALVQHRSYRKAKTAQEAVEVLQSMADKKFDGTVIHALNAVINSQRGKKILTENKIEF from the coding sequence ATGGCAAATAAAATATTAAATGTATTGAATAAGATTAAAAAACTTTTTAACAGAAAAAAAGTTGCCCTCCTGTTTGCTCTGCTTTTCATTGCAGCCGGAACAATTTACTTCGTTTCAATCTTTTTGGAAAAACAAGAAAATATTTTAATCAATGACTTAGAAAAATACCAATCGGTAGTGCTTAATAGTGAAACTGAATCACTCTCTTCACAACTGGTTAAATTTGTTGTTCAGGGAAGAAATCTTGCTAAAGCCAGAATTTTCAGACTTTCCCTTGAAGGTTTAGCCAGTACAAAAGAAGAAAAAGTTCAAAAAGCTCAAGAAGATTTTGATAACTTTATCAAAGTATCCGGTTTTACAGCCGGACATCTTTTTAATTTGGACGGCAAATTATTTGCAACGACTGAAGGAAGGCTCGAAGGTTCAGAAATTTCATATCAGAAGTCAATCCAGCACGTATTAAAAAACCGCGTTCCTATTTTTTCCAGACTACGCCCGTCATATGGTCAGTTGGTCTCAGAACTTTTCCTTCCTATCTTTCCCGCCAAAGCGCTTTCGGATTCTGTTGCTCCCATAAAGGTACTTGTACTGACCGTTCCCATGACTGAAATTCTTCGCAGCTTTTTAGCCACCGATCAAAGACTGAACTATGGAAGTACGATTCATATTATTCAAGAAGACGAAAATAAATTTCAGGAAGTTTCTTTCAGCTACCCGGACAACCTCAAATTGCAATCTGTAGGGGTCTCTTTAAAGGGTGTTTCTGGAATACAATTTGGAGTACGCTCAGATTTATATAAAGCAAAACAAGTCTATTCCTCTGCTATAAGCATCCCGACAATTCATTGGTGGGTTATGGTGGAAACCGATGCAGATCAAATTTACGCTCAATTAAATAAGAACAAGGAACTTGCTGAAACAATAGCGATGATTGCTTTTGCAGCTATAGCTTTCCTTCTCCTGACCATCAGCTTACTATTCTCGCGCAAAAAATATCTTAACCGAAGTCAGGAACTCAATTCAGAGCTTATCCCGACAAAAATGCGTAAAGACATGCTGGAAAAAATTTGCAAAACTTTGCCGATTCCACTCTGTTTAAAAGACAACACAACAGAATCATATGTCTTCGTGAACAAAGCTTTTGCCGATTTAACCGGAACTAATTTTAACAATGCACTAGGCTCAACAGACCAAAGAACTTTCCTTAACTCTGAGACAAAAACATTAACGCATATCGGCCAAATGACTAATATGTCAGAAAATATCTATACTCAAGAAATGACCTTAGATAGAGGGTCTGAACAAACACATCTTCAAGTATCTGGAATACCGTATAAACAAAAAGTTGAAAACGACTCAATACTAAGAATATTTAGAGATATATCAGAAGAAAAAGTCATCAACACACAAAATGTTGAAATGCGCCAGCAGATTATTGATGCCTTGGTCCGGGCGGTAGAAAGCGTACCTTTCCTCGACGGTCACACCGCTCTCATGCGTCTCTTATCCGTAGAAATTGCCGAAACCCTGCTTTTAAGCAATGCAGACTGTGCAACTGTTGAAGCATCAGCTATATTATCTCAGGTCGGAAAAAGCTTTATTCCCAAAGAAATTATGCAGAAAACGGGTAAGCTTACTCCGGAAGAACTTCTTGAAACACAAAGATATATTGAGCACACTTGTAAGATATTAGAAGGAATCGAATTTTCTCTTCCCATCACACAAACTCTTTGGCAGATGCAGGAAAATATCGACGGTTCAGGATATCCAAACGGACTCAAGGGAACAGAAGTTTCACTCCTCGCAAGAATTCTGGGGGTAACAAACACCTTCAGTGCATTGGTACAGCACCGCTCATACAGAAAGGCTAAAACAGCTCAAGAAGCCGTTGAAGTTCTGCAAAGCATGGCAGATAAAAAATTTGATGGTACAGTAATTCATGCTCTGAATGCTGTTATCAATTCACAACGCGGTAAAAAAATTCTCACTGAAAACAAAATCGAGTTTTAA
- a CDS encoding metallophosphoesterase, translating to MKNISWLHFSDLHIGCPKNEGSWSFIKADLYRDIEQVYDLSGKIDFVLFSGDVTFSGQTDQFKAASDFLYELWDKFDKLGSTPLFFCVPGNHDLVRQDRPSAAARMLKMWEDQPDVQKELWDEASEYYQFIKSSFANYQSWYDNIKLPKPELFKKGYLPGDFSSSFTANGIQIGIAGLNSSFLHFADLKQTDGTALSKKQLSYVTDSNPHGWCDKNTISMLTTHHGPDWYTQSSKEEYRSEIYVPSLFYAHFYGHMHDPADISFSEGGSEERRMRQGVSLFGLEDTASGKRRVHGYSFYNLNIDKDSMVERVKPRNALKLHDGRYKLTPNHEYDLDEENTLTRIFNFNKAEEQKSTSDPEPDTYDTIVDTPITDEFSKETLDKIGNDTPSFDVRHAKIRISELKKASQLLKQTNFLWIKCDWGMGKEGFLGALLKNEIQKKQRAVYRIDLDEVLAIDEVHNSSKERLGLNLEEFIANLPPESPVTFILDNISTELISNYGEELFKKIDILKDVHSNSQYICASRYTSPVFIRDSVEIFPLNIYDVKEYISSNPNITQEMLTEEYLDAISDKSGNIPILIDNIIRKLRVVSLNEIYSDEHEFDGLTADTGEPIPKSLKYAISKLENSSDSVSQRCYKLLKVLSFLPSGESLKTIRYTFQRAPFYPDYAVKLQDLALINTTSSPISLKLQAGSWLAVITTQEKILKVSRHIREYVILKMSNKEKEDIVKKITNILFGSDWRQGKLKMAKNKILSGRGVTSTGPGNEHSLIKHVLRKATDNNDKRDIDSALRIASTYCSKICNSNRYRDAVLATKEILTMVEGFENQYIGSLCVTHGKALRMLSRRQSAIEYLEYSIKINLIKDKDDLVSAHLNIAYAYDTEGDTDNAVIASNKVKELSSKGDSSYNQAESIIAEMNDKKNDLVDIEKKSRNKGQIITANNVALTLAAEEDNIDKKIQYYDCVIDSKGDTYNTIRAAAQKVKHMTKNNCLEKIDNRDKQIVRFGYSLQFSQRTTGLFNTCHNALWEILKYENKIKELLRVYRLSSLIWRLSEKRTNEEECLNDLIAIVGSTGFKAMATSMDYQYFTIRSKALIQSD from the coding sequence ATGAAAAACATAAGCTGGTTACACTTTTCTGATTTACATATTGGGTGTCCTAAAAATGAAGGGTCATGGTCATTTATAAAAGCTGACCTTTATCGCGACATTGAACAGGTTTACGATCTTTCTGGAAAAATAGATTTCGTATTATTTTCAGGTGATGTCACCTTTTCAGGGCAAACAGATCAGTTCAAAGCGGCTTCTGATTTTTTATACGAATTATGGGACAAATTCGACAAGCTCGGATCTACTCCACTTTTCTTTTGCGTACCAGGAAACCACGATCTTGTAAGACAAGATCGTCCGTCAGCGGCTGCACGTATGCTTAAAATGTGGGAGGATCAACCTGATGTTCAAAAAGAACTATGGGACGAAGCTTCAGAGTATTACCAGTTTATTAAGAGTTCTTTTGCAAACTACCAGTCTTGGTATGACAATATAAAACTGCCGAAACCTGAGTTGTTCAAGAAGGGTTATCTTCCAGGAGATTTTTCTTCTTCATTTACAGCTAACGGAATTCAAATAGGCATTGCTGGTCTGAACAGTTCTTTTTTGCATTTTGCTGATTTGAAACAGACTGATGGCACAGCACTTAGTAAAAAACAATTAAGTTATGTTACAGATTCAAACCCACATGGTTGGTGTGATAAAAACACTATATCTATGTTGACAACACATCATGGCCCAGATTGGTACACCCAATCTTCGAAAGAAGAATATAGAAGTGAAATATACGTTCCTTCACTGTTTTATGCTCATTTTTATGGTCATATGCATGACCCTGCAGATATTTCTTTTTCAGAAGGAGGTTCTGAAGAAAGACGTATGAGGCAAGGGGTTTCTTTATTTGGGTTGGAGGATACTGCCTCTGGGAAAAGGAGGGTGCATGGGTACTCTTTTTATAATCTTAACATCGACAAAGATAGTATGGTTGAACGTGTAAAACCACGAAATGCACTCAAGCTTCATGATGGCCGATACAAGCTTACTCCAAATCACGAATATGACTTAGATGAAGAAAATACTTTAACCAGAATCTTCAATTTTAATAAAGCTGAAGAGCAAAAAAGTACAAGTGACCCTGAGCCTGATACCTATGATACAATAGTTGATACTCCAATTACAGATGAGTTTAGCAAGGAAACTCTTGATAAAATCGGAAATGACACACCGTCCTTCGATGTACGACATGCGAAAATAAGAATTTCTGAGCTAAAAAAAGCAAGTCAACTTTTGAAACAAACAAATTTTTTATGGATCAAGTGCGACTGGGGAATGGGAAAAGAAGGCTTCTTAGGTGCATTATTAAAAAATGAAATACAAAAAAAGCAAAGAGCTGTCTATCGCATCGACCTTGATGAAGTGTTGGCAATAGACGAAGTCCATAATAGTTCTAAAGAAAGGCTTGGTTTAAATCTAGAGGAGTTTATTGCAAACCTACCTCCAGAAAGCCCTGTTACGTTTATTCTTGATAACATTAGTACAGAATTAATTTCAAACTATGGAGAGGAATTATTTAAAAAAATAGACATTTTAAAAGATGTACATTCAAACTCACAATATATATGTGCGTCGCGATACACCTCCCCTGTATTTATCCGAGACTCTGTCGAAATCTTTCCTCTAAACATTTATGATGTAAAAGAGTATATATCAAGCAATCCTAATATAACCCAAGAGATGCTGACAGAAGAGTATCTCGATGCTATTTCAGATAAGTCTGGAAACATTCCGATACTTATAGACAATATCATTAGAAAACTAAGAGTAGTCTCTCTCAATGAAATATATAGTGATGAACATGAGTTTGATGGCTTAACTGCCGACACTGGTGAGCCTATACCAAAATCTTTAAAATACGCTATCTCAAAGCTTGAAAACTCCAGTGATTCCGTATCACAGCGGTGCTATAAATTACTCAAAGTTCTGTCGTTCCTTCCTTCAGGCGAAAGTCTAAAAACTATTCGGTATACTTTTCAAAGAGCGCCGTTTTATCCTGACTATGCTGTTAAGCTGCAAGATCTTGCATTAATTAATACTACTTCCTCTCCAATATCGCTTAAATTACAAGCAGGTTCATGGCTAGCTGTTATCACCACGCAAGAAAAGATATTAAAAGTTTCCAGACATATTAGAGAATATGTTATTTTAAAAATGTCTAACAAAGAGAAGGAAGATATCGTTAAAAAAATTACGAACATACTTTTCGGCTCAGATTGGCGACAAGGCAAACTAAAAATGGCCAAAAATAAAATTTTAAGTGGGCGTGGAGTTACATCAACTGGTCCAGGAAACGAACATTCATTAATTAAACACGTCTTAAGAAAAGCAACGGACAATAATGATAAGAGAGACATAGATTCTGCCCTTAGAATAGCATCCACATACTGCTCAAAAATATGTAATTCTAACAGATATAGAGATGCTGTTCTTGCAACTAAAGAAATACTCACGATGGTTGAAGGTTTTGAAAATCAATACATTGGAAGTCTTTGCGTAACACACGGTAAGGCTCTTCGGATGCTGAGTAGAAGACAATCAGCAATAGAATATCTTGAGTATTCAATAAAAATAAATTTAATAAAAGACAAAGACGATTTAGTTTCAGCACACCTAAACATTGCTTATGCATACGATACTGAAGGAGATACTGATAACGCTGTAATTGCCTCTAACAAGGTCAAGGAACTGAGTTCAAAAGGGGATTCTTCATACAATCAAGCTGAAAGCATAATCGCTGAAATGAATGATAAAAAAAATGATCTTGTTGATATAGAAAAAAAATCTAGAAATAAAGGCCAGATTATTACGGCAAACAACGTAGCACTAACTCTTGCAGCAGAAGAAGATAATATCGATAAAAAAATTCAATACTATGATTGTGTAATCGATTCGAAAGGAGATACATACAATACGATTAGAGCCGCAGCTCAGAAAGTAAAGCATATGACTAAAAACAACTGTTTAGAAAAAATAGACAATAGAGACAAGCAGATAGTTCGCTTTGGCTATTCGCTTCAGTTTTCTCAAAGAACAACAGGTCTCTTTAACACTTGTCACAATGCTTTATGGGAAATTTTAAAATATGAAAATAAAATCAAAGAATTACTACGAGTGTATAGATTAAGTTCACTTATCTGGAGACTTTCAGAAAAAAGAACAAATGAAGAAGAATGCCTAAATGATTTGATTGCAATAGTTGGTTCAACTGGTTTTAAAGCGATGGCAACTTCTATGGACTATCAGTACTTCACTATTAGAAGTAAGGCTCTTATACAGAGTGATTAA
- a CDS encoding HigA family addiction module antitoxin, producing the protein MHTTTRKPTHPGEIIKYDYMEPLSLTVTALAAHLGVSRKHLSQVLHEKTSISPVMALRLSRAFNTTPDLWLNLQRKRDLWEAEQNPSVFLDVTTLPGISELGK; encoded by the coding sequence ATGCATACCACAACCCGTAAGCCGACACACCCCGGCGAAATTATAAAGTATGATTACATGGAACCGCTGAGTTTGACTGTAACGGCTCTTGCTGCTCATCTTGGGGTTAGCCGCAAGCACCTGTCTCAAGTACTCCATGAAAAAACCAGTATAAGCCCTGTAATGGCCTTACGATTGTCTCGGGCTTTCAACACCACTCCTGATCTTTGGCTCAACCTTCAGCGCAAGCGTGATCTGTGGGAAGCTGAACAGAACCCGTCGGTCTTTTTGGACGTGACCACGTTGCCGGGGATTTCGGAGCTGGGTAAGTAA
- a CDS encoding type II toxin-antitoxin system RelE/ParE family toxin has translation MIKGFTHKGLEAFFKTGTTKGIQAKHAPKLGRMLDRLDSASDVQDMNAPGFGLHPLKGNLVNHYSVKVSGNWRLTFKFENGNAYVVNYHDYH, from the coding sequence ATGATTAAAGGATTTACCCACAAGGGCCTTGAAGCTTTTTTCAAAACCGGAACAACAAAGGGAATTCAAGCCAAACACGCACCCAAATTGGGACGCATGCTTGATAGGTTGGATTCTGCTTCGGATGTTCAGGATATGAACGCACCGGGCTTTGGCCTTCACCCTTTGAAGGGAAATCTTGTGAATCATTATTCAGTAAAGGTTTCCGGAAATTGGCGGCTGACTTTCAAATTTGAAAACGGCAACGCCTACGTAGTGAACTATCACGATTACCATTAA
- a CDS encoding tyrosine-type recombinase/integrase yields the protein MALTIKKIEAAKAKDKNYRISDGNGLSLLILPSGTKTFVYRYRRPVTRKENNITYGQFPELSLADARCLHAHAKALLTKGVDPGEDRKIKKSEESEDNSFKNVASEWLNKNSTEWTPKTHSTNQGRLENHVFPFIGQMPIAEITPKTILAILQRIEAKGIHETAHRVSALCSQVFRYAIFVGKVENDPAHVVKNALPPISKTRKHRAALTDPKEVGKLLRAIEDYTGHYIVKQALRVGLYTFTRSIEIRGMEWDEVDLDRREWRVPSKRMKMRKPHIVPLSSQVLSILNEVKELGLPSIYVFPSVVNNSNMLSENTLNTALRRLGYTKEQLCYHGFRGTCTTLLYETGWPTDMVERQLAHVQTNQVRAAYDHAQYIEERTRMMQSFADYIDSLRDGGSVIPFKKRA from the coding sequence ATGGCATTGACGATTAAAAAGATTGAGGCTGCCAAAGCTAAAGACAAAAATTACCGGATTTCAGACGGGAATGGACTAAGCTTATTGATCCTTCCCAGTGGGACCAAAACCTTTGTTTATCGGTACAGGCGTCCTGTCACCAGAAAAGAGAACAACATCACATATGGTCAGTTTCCTGAGTTGTCATTGGCAGATGCTAGATGTCTTCATGCCCATGCAAAAGCTCTTCTGACAAAGGGAGTTGATCCGGGGGAAGATAGGAAAATTAAAAAGAGCGAAGAATCGGAAGACAATTCATTTAAAAATGTAGCCAGCGAATGGTTGAATAAAAACAGCACTGAGTGGACTCCTAAAACCCATAGTACCAATCAAGGGCGGCTTGAAAATCACGTTTTCCCCTTTATTGGACAAATGCCTATTGCAGAGATTACTCCGAAAACAATTCTTGCCATTCTGCAACGCATTGAAGCCAAAGGTATACATGAAACAGCCCACCGTGTTTCTGCACTATGTTCACAAGTGTTTAGATACGCTATTTTTGTAGGTAAGGTGGAAAATGATCCTGCACATGTCGTAAAGAACGCTCTTCCGCCTATTTCTAAGACTCGTAAACATCGGGCCGCTCTCACTGACCCCAAAGAAGTCGGGAAGCTTTTACGTGCCATTGAAGACTATACAGGACATTACATTGTTAAGCAGGCGTTACGGGTGGGGCTATATACTTTTACCCGTTCTATTGAAATACGTGGCATGGAGTGGGATGAAGTTGATTTGGACCGTCGGGAATGGCGTGTGCCTAGTAAACGAATGAAGATGCGTAAACCGCATATTGTTCCTCTTTCATCTCAGGTTCTATCCATTTTAAATGAAGTGAAAGAGCTTGGCTTACCTTCAATATATGTTTTTCCTAGCGTAGTGAATAATTCAAATATGCTTTCTGAAAATACTTTGAATACGGCTTTACGGCGTTTGGGGTACACTAAAGAGCAGCTATGTTACCACGGCTTCCGTGGAACATGCACGACTTTGCTTTATGAAACCGGATGGCCTACAGACATGGTCGAACGTCAGTTGGCTCATGTTCAGACAAACCAAGTCCGCGCAGCTTACGACCATGCCCAGTATATTGAGGAACGCACTCGGATGATGCAGAGCTTTGCGGACTATATTGATAGTCTGCGCGATGGCGGTAGTGTGATCCCATTTAAGAAAAGAGCTTAA